CGGATGTCCGCTGTTCTTGCacaagaaacaaaacaagagaCGTAACGCGGATTTGTTCCAAAGATTCCTTCGCGACGATGATTGCTTAACCTTGGataagaacaaaagagaagacaaaaaaaaaaaaaaaaaaaaccaacccCTCGATAGAAAATCAAAAGCACAACGAAAAAGAAGAACTCTGAAGCAGGGTGCGCTCATTTGATTTGACTACATTTATGTCGGGCGCATCGCCCCATCTCTGCGACgtccttccctttccttcttcctttttcgcagttcgatagagagagagagagagagcaatgaaAGTCACTTCCCAGTGAAGCGGAAAGGTGAGAGCAATGGTAGTGCACCTCGAAAGCTGAAAGGTGATCTACCGCGGGATATTCTCTGCTTTTTGGATATCCCCTGTTTCGTCTTCTTGATACCCGATTAGATTTTCTGGACCCAAATTTGCTCATTTCGAACGCGCGTTCCGACGAGAAAGATCGACATTCGCTGGCTACGGTAACTCGGCATCGTGATGAACTCTCGGTCACGATTCGATCCGGCTCAATTTTAGATTATCCGAAGGGCCGATGGTCTTTGGAATTTCGAGGTCGCGGGCAACGAAAGAAGTGGTGGGCTTTGCGTCGACATCCGAGCTCAACTTTGGCGATCAAGAGTGATGCTCGAAAGAAGTAAGCACGTTAGCATGCTTTTCGTCACTcgtcaaaagaaggaaaagaaagaaggaaaagacttGCTTTTCCATCGCCAAATCACTCGGCGTAAACGTGCgcatgtccttttcttttgtttatcatGTCGATTCCCCAGCGATGCTGCATGTTACTGTACTCGCCAGTCAAAGATGCCCGTGTGACAAGTAAAGTAACGAGCGTCGAATTCAATATGTATGTCTTTGTATATGAGTTGCGTAAAGGAATAGACTCGTGACCCTATTGAGAAACCGCAACGAAACTCGAGACTAGCTTTGGACTTCATTGGCCAGTACACGAAGTTCAAAATTATAaagcgaaagagagagatgtgaaatttattttatatatatatatcgatatATAATGAATAACTTTATGAAATGACTTTTAACATATATCAATCATGATTTGCACAATCAAATAGAGACAAAATCAATAGAATTATCAAATGAACTCTAATTATCTCTAAATTCCCCTTAAGCTCTAGGGGACTGTCAGCTTGAGTTTAAAATCAAGCCGAATAGCGTCTAGATGCAATGTTCGACAATTGTTCGAAAACGACATGCGAAAGGTcaagaagtagagagagaaacaacaAGCAGACAATGCGACTAGCTTGTTAAATAGTAATTGAAAGATGCGGCCTATATAGGTGGTGTCGTAACATTCCGCTACCTATATGATTGGCTTGGGAAAATAGTTACTGAGCAATGTAGCCTATGCAACTGgcatcaaaagaaaagttacCTTCGTGAAAAATGCTCAAATGGGTGACGTGGTTAATTGGCGTCAAAACACAACCCTAGTGGAATGGACTTGACTAAGTACTTTGAGACTCGTGTGCATAGAGGGAACACTGTTAATTGGCGAGGATGGATGCATGTGTGCATCGGATGTGAAGTGCAACCAATGCACCCCATaataaagcaaaagagagaattcACACCCAGTGCACTCCATAATAAAAAATGGAGGAGAAATGTGGAATTTGTAGATAtgttaatatatataaaagaatgaTGCATCAGTCCATCAAAATGACTATaaaaagtaatatatatatcaataaaGAAATATACAATTAATCGGAGATATGCAAGCAATTTTAAGAGATACATATAATTAACGAAATTGTCGAATGAAAACCACAATTATTTTCAACACGAAATTCAAACCCAACAAAACTTAGGGGTAATTATTCgatcaattttaaatctatCATACGTATAtaaattcagttataaattttttaaatttgtcaattttaccTTAGATCTTATCTGTTTCGACCAATGGGCCAATTTTCATTGGAGACCGCCTATTTTCCACGCGTGGATTGGGAACGTTACTTTTACGGTCTCTTGGAGCGGTTCATTTTTCGATGGAAAGCGAATTGCCGTGACGGGCGAAGAACGAACTTCAACAAGTGTTCACTTCCAACTAATTTTTACTGCTCAACGGCTTTTAACTGCCTCGGGGAACCGATCGTTCTTCTGCTGTCATTTTCATTCCAGGTTGCGTTTGGAcgatggttaaaaaaaaaaaaaaaaaaaaaagagggaggagTAGGCCATAATGTGGCCTAAGCGCGAGGCAGAGGGGCATCCTGAAAACGGCAAACCGACAGCCTCGGCACCGGCCACTGAGCACCGCATGGGTCCGGTCCATCCAGCTGGATCCGCACGTAACGTTAAGCACGTTGTAAATTATATCGACTTCTCGGGACAGGGCATTAGAACAGCAATTAGTACGCATGACTTTCTTCGGTTTTATTCACTTTCAATTGCTCCTCAGATCTTCGTCGTTTCTGATACATCGATTTTCTCATCATTCGTAATCGGTGCATCAAAGATCGAAGTGGAATTCTGTTGATGAGCGACCATTTGCTaagcaaaaatatgaaaaagagaaaacagatGTTTCCATACTTAATGCGTCAAATGTCctctgagtttttttttttttttaataattgaatgtgttctcaaattttcaaaaagaaagttgaccTTATAGTCGTGCAACAATGATTCTCTACTTTTCATAAGATAAAAAAGATGCATGAAGTCtttatcacaaaaaagaaataaaaagatgcaTGAAGTGAACTTCAATTTCAAGATAGAATTTTTCAACCCTCGATGTTCCCATTAAAGCAAGCTCACAAATTTGGTCGATATCATCAATTTGGAACATTGACCCGATTCGTGAAGCTCCACTCTTTCTAATTTGGGGCTGCTATTCCTTTTCTCACCGGATCAAATGAATTCTTAATTCATAAGTTTAAAAAACAAAGTGACTTAATCAAGAGAAGCAACGTTATCCAGACATGAATAATGCATCAATTATGCATGTCGACATCtatatcaattaatatcaagGATAAACCTTGACTTTGTACAATTTCAAGCATTTTCTCGAGATTTACCTATTAAACAAGTGTTTCgaaaatattcataaataaataaggtCCATATCGAAGAATGGGTGCAAACTCGCTAAGCAGACCCTCCAATGACAATGGGCAGAAATCAAGGGCCGGCAATGGCAAGGGAATGGGGTGCGAATCCTGGatggagaaggtaaagtggcCCCGCCACGAACCTACTCAACCCGTCCCTACCTACGATCCTCCCATTTAGATTTCTCGCTTTTTCCAAAGTGACTTGACGTCAATGATTCAGTGTACCTGCCCTAGTTAATATTTTACCCGGTTCAACTTTTTACTCcctcgacaaaaaaaaaaaaaaaaaaaaaaaactttttactcCACCTAAAAAAGCGATGTCCGAATCCGGTGCAGTTGCGTCGAAGCATAGGAAGCTCTTCTCCTTCTAGCCGCCAtgtcctttttcccttttaccCCTTTATGCTATcaaatgattaaaaataaattaaattttattgacgAATGTCCTAAAAGACATTTGTTATACACCCCGTGGAAAGAGTTCGACCGTTTCTTAGCACTATTGTGTCGTGCGCAAGGTAATTGTGGCACTAATTGTGGTTGATGAGTATTACTACAGATACTCAATGACGAAAACTTTAACTTTTGCCTATTACAAAAGAAATCCAAATTTATACCTACCCTGGCATaaatattccaaattttattaaattactaaaaatcttaaatttatctATTATGGTACAAATACTCTAAAAATTTTTATGTTAAATAAAAACTCCGAACTTATATTGATGTGATAAATAAACccttgatataattaaaatacaTGATGAGTATGTCATACAcgcataacaaaaaaaattgggatatcTTTAtcatattagataaatttaggataaaataaTCGAGGATAATTGTGTCACAATAATgatagtttggaatttttgtgatatttgccCTTTGTAAAACAAAATACTTACTTGCATTTTGGCATTTTCCTAGACCGAGAGTACTTTTTTCCTCGTAATCATGGATGTACCAAACTAAATTTCACGATTTAATCTATATTATTCAGGTCCCCTTGTCATTTGACAAAAAGGGTGTCGTCTCTACCTCATAAAAAGACCGATTGGTCATAATGACGTCAAAAATTAGGCGCTGTGATGTAAACTCACGGGTCAAGAGTTCAATTACGTGTACGATTCTTGATAGACCCAGGAGAGGTCGTCGCCCAATTTCTACCATTTTTTTCTAGTTGGCCCTGCTCTTACGTTTGGTTAAATAAGttaaagaatgataaaataaGCCCCGCAACAAAATGTTAAATCATATCTGGACAAAAAGCTGCAGACCCAATTAATGAATTCGCGCAGAACCGCCCGTGCCCTGCCCCTAGGGGATTGGAAAGGTTGGCActccccaaaagaaaaaaaaaaatgtcatgccTACCTTGACTTTTTCTTAAATTCATCATTTTATACACCGCCCTACACTACTCGTATCATTGTTTCTATCGTACAGTGATCACAATAACGTACACCTAATTTCCAGAAGAGAGGTGCAGCAGGAGTCATgatgtttttaatttgcaaaatcGAGACGCAAGCCGAACGAGACATGAATCTAAGCCGCGATGTCGTGACCTCGCCCATGACATATTGCGCGACATCGGATGTCATGCTGACGCCACGCCCGTGGGTAGGTACGCTGGAAAGCATGATTGCCGTCGCGAAATGTTAGCGAGATGATGATAACTCCGGCTGCTGCTTGACACGAACTTTTTCTCGGAGAGACATACCTGGTACGGGCTTTGGCGTCCGTCCTTGAACAAGGATCGTCGGGAGCAAACGTCCGAAagaggtggcggtggcggtggagcTCTGtcggaccttttttttttttttcttgctttttttaacGGTGGCGCTTCCTGTTGTCGACAGTTACTGATGGCAGAAgatctttggttttttttttttttttttttaatctggcTTTTTTAACCCCAGCGGTGATGGTGATCTTGGGCGGGGTTGCTGGTGAACAGCTGGATCTGGACGGTTGTGGAGTCTTCTCGCCCCCCAACCTCACATGTCCCATCAACTTTTCCCAACAACTTTTCCTTACAATAGATTCCAAACCCCCTTTTccccatcattttctcaatttcacaaattcttttatctctctctctctctctctgcgtctCTGCTTTTTCCTCCCTCAATAATTCGTCCGAATGGCAATGTTGGCCTTGCAGTTTTTCCTATAAAGTCCGCGCTCCAACGTGATGAACCCTCCCCCGCTTTCGCCAATTCCTCTCCCTAGTAACATCAGCAGCATCGTCCCTCTGTTTCTCTCTGCTGGTCCCACTCTGCCCAATAggcccatcttcttcttcttcgttgatCTCTCTGGTTCAGGGTCCCGATTTTGGCTTTCTTGAATCAGATTTCCGACTACCCATTTGCTCCATTAAGCTATCTACCTGTTTTCGGTTTCTGGGCAGTTACAGTTTCCTGGAGAAATATCGTTCTTGACTCGTAAAAGTCGTGTCTTGAACTGATATTCCGTGCTGGGTTGAAGATCCCGAGCGCAGTCCGTACGCCTAGCCCCCGCCCCTCTATTTCTTGGCATAGTTGCGGTTCTTCTCCTACCGTCTTCATGCTTAATCTGTTGTTCTTGATGTTTGAGGTCCATGTCTCCAATTCTCAGTGAAATCCTCCTCTCCGGTTATATGATAAGTTCCTCATTCAGGCGCAGGACCCATTTAGTTCAATCCTTCTCCGTCGTCTTCCTCTACTGGCTGTACTACGTTTCATAACGTCTGCTGCTAAATCTACGTTAATTAGCCTCTATATCTATCTTTCTATTATATCGTCGTGTCTATTTCCCGAAATATTTGCATAACTACTAGCTGGGTCCTGTCGTAAGCCTTACAATAAATCTACTATTAGCTGAGTATTGGGTGTCGAATAATTTGCACGAAGCCACGAACTATTGGCAATCGATCTCATGGCTTCCTCGAGCGGAACGTCTTCCGGGTCAACCTTGATCCAGAACTCGGGATCAGAGGAGAGTCTGCAGGCCTTGATGGatcagaggaagaggaagaggatgatcTCCAACCGCGAGTCGGCGAGGCGGTCGCGGATGAGGAAGCAGAGGCACCTGGACGATCTGATGCTTGTGGTGGCTCAGCTCAGGAAAGACAACCAGCAGCTAAGGGACAACGTGAACGTGGTGAACCAGCATTACATGACCCTGGAGACCGAGAACTCCATCTTGAGGGTCCAGATGAACGAGCTCACCAACAGGCTGGAGTCTTTGAAGGATATACTCGGTATCCTGGATGCCGGAGATGGTGGCAGACCAGGAAATGGTGGCGGATCGGGATATAATGGCGGTGGCGGATGGGGAAATGGTGGGTTCGGATCACCTGAGGAAattggtggtggcggtggctgGACAGATCAGCCTATCGATTACTTCTTCAACCCAATGAGCTGTGCTTATGCTGTGAACCAGCCTATTTTGGCCTCTGCAGACATGTTTCAGTACTAATCTCAGAAGACAGCGAGAGAAGGAAGTTGAGATCTGTCTGATCTATCCCATGAAGCATTTAGGCagtgaatttttagtttgtttggtAAGAGTGTGAGAGGATAAGGGGCTTCGAACTGTAAATGGGGGTTGCTTGCTTTCTATTTGATCGAAGAACCGTCTGTAATTGGCCAGCTTAGTAATGATAACTAGTAGATGTTAATCCTACTTTCTTGTTTTGCTTGCTAAATCAACACATTTAGTCCTTTCTTTCTTGACCATATTCTGACGTGTTTTGACGACCTTAGCTTGCCTTAGACCAAATCCTCTCTTTTTaatctccctttttcctattgaaacgaagaagaagaaaatgatcagTTTGTTTTCCTTAACGAAGATTCGAGTTTTACCTCTCGATTGAATTTCTGAAACATTTAGAGGACGAACTAGCCTTGAACTACCGAAAAAGGGCGCAGCTAAATACTTGAAAAACACTAACATGGAAAGTTACTACGATTCTTCTTGGAGCTTATGCTTTTAAAAGCAATGCCTGTTTTCGAGTTGACAAAGAACATTTTCCGAGTTACCGAAGCATATGTTGTGATTAGATCGGTGAAttggaaaaatggaaagttaGCTGCATCTCGAGAATCGTGATCTAAAAGAAAATTCGATGTTGATGCTGCTAAAATTAAGCTCAGTATATGCCATGCCGCACCAGATTGTCCAGTGAAAGGAGGGAAACTTCCATGGTTGTGTCATAGCTCCTGAGTCTATTCACCCTTCATCGGGTTCGGTGTTTAACTAAATCAATTCTGACTTGAAGCCAAAAAAAGTCAAAGGTCAAATGATGAACTCCATCCTCttctttttataataattttaacaATTGCAT
Above is a window of Eucalyptus grandis isolate ANBG69807.140 chromosome 9, ASM1654582v1, whole genome shotgun sequence DNA encoding:
- the LOC104418851 gene encoding bZIP transcription factor 11; the protein is MASSSGTSSGSTLIQNSGSEESLQALMDQRKRKRMISNRESARRSRMRKQRHLDDLMLVVAQLRKDNQQLRDNVNVVNQHYMTLETENSILRVQMNELTNRLESLKDILGILDAGDGGRPGNGGGSGYNGGGGWGNGGFGSPEEIGGGGGWTDQPIDYFFNPMSCAYAVNQPILASADMFQY